A genome region from Chryseobacterium sp. G0186 includes the following:
- a CDS encoding helix-turn-helix domain-containing protein — protein MKTTVDKKKEQIDPIEKIKLELIDNYLILMFCVSVIYFIIFRFYIYDAIMSWYVLAGILVLNVTYLLVRKKNSPDFNAKIYLILAPIYNIYLILEFWENSAASISWLLPLPLAAFIFFPKKTMLLLTGYTLLIIVISVIIANTFSFNFSKHTHEDEIFLEIILFISNILVITLLIYYKDKINSQKTQLQADRKAKKIKAIPEVKIDIESLEKLYERIESIMNEKMLFKDEKFNLSSLSVILQVNSSYISKAIRFKKHQNFNAYLNTYRIKYVKKLFTEVNFQKATLMYIYTEAGFSNQSTFNRVFKQIEGITPSEYIQQNLKIDPTHNA, from the coding sequence ATGAAGACGACAGTTGATAAAAAAAAGGAGCAGATAGACCCAATAGAAAAGATTAAGCTGGAATTAATAGATAATTATTTAATTCTTATGTTTTGTGTTTCAGTAATCTATTTTATTATTTTCAGATTTTATATTTACGATGCAATAATGTCATGGTATGTATTGGCAGGAATACTAGTACTAAATGTAACATATTTGCTTGTAAGAAAAAAAAACTCACCGGATTTCAATGCCAAAATATATTTAATATTGGCCCCAATCTATAATATCTATCTAATTTTGGAATTCTGGGAAAATTCGGCAGCAAGTATTTCCTGGTTATTACCCTTACCTCTGGCGGCTTTTATATTCTTTCCCAAAAAAACTATGCTCCTGTTAACCGGCTATACTTTACTAATCATTGTAATTTCGGTTATTATTGCCAACACTTTCAGTTTTAATTTTTCAAAACATACGCATGAAGATGAAATATTTCTTGAAATAATTTTATTTATTTCAAACATATTGGTAATAACATTACTGATTTATTATAAAGACAAAATAAACAGTCAGAAAACACAACTCCAGGCTGACAGAAAAGCAAAAAAAATCAAAGCCATACCAGAAGTGAAGATAGATATTGAAAGCCTGGAAAAACTATATGAAAGGATAGAAAGTATCATGAATGAAAAGATGTTATTCAAAGATGAAAAATTCAATCTTTCCAGCTTAAGTGTTATTTTACAGGTCAACAGCTCATATATTTCGAAAGCCATCCGGTTTAAAAAGCATCAGAATTTTAACGCCTACCTTAATACCTATAGAATTAAGTATGTGAAAAAGCTCTTTACTGAGGTTAACTTTCAAAAAGCCACTTTAATGTATATATATACTGAAGCCGGTTTTTCAAATCAATCAACATTCAACAGGGTGTTTAAACAAATTGAAGGGATTACTCCGTCAGAATATATCCAGCAAAATCTAAAAATAGACCCTACTCATAATGCCTAG
- a CDS encoding helix-turn-helix domain-containing protein: MNFDIENIHVGRSIQERVTELNISRTRICNFMSSTDDEISKMYERESLDSEILLKWSKLLEYDFFRIYTQHLFVSGVQNRASASISKIQESSLPQFRKMIYDKEVIEFILELIDAGKKTKAEIMKEYRIPKATLYQWIRRYKKIEC; encoded by the coding sequence ATGAATTTTGATATTGAAAATATTCATGTAGGTAGAAGTATTCAGGAAAGGGTAACTGAATTGAATATTTCCAGAACCCGTATTTGTAATTTCATGAGTTCCACAGATGATGAAATCTCTAAAATGTATGAACGGGAAAGTTTGGATAGTGAAATTCTTCTTAAGTGGAGTAAACTTTTGGAATATGATTTCTTCAGAATCTATACCCAGCACCTGTTTGTATCAGGAGTTCAGAACAGGGCATCCGCTAGTATTTCTAAGATTCAGGAGTCCTCCCTTCCTCAATTCAGGAAAATGATATATGATAAAGAGGTGATTGAGTTTATTTTGGAGCTGATTGATGCCGGTAAAAAAACGAAGGCTGAGATTATGAAGGAATATAGAATTCCCAAGGCCACACTTTATCAATGGATAAGAAGATATAAGAAAATCGAATGTTAA
- a CDS encoding type II 3-dehydroquinate dehydratase, whose translation MKVLVINGPNLNLLGTREPEIYGTVSMEAYLESLKSEFLSHELKYYQSNIEGEIINRLQQDDFDAIVINPGAFTHYSYAIADCLKNIQKQKVEVHISNIYKREEFRQKSVTAACTDAVLSGFGMDGYRLALLSLK comes from the coding sequence ATGAAAGTTTTAGTTATAAACGGGCCTAACCTTAATCTTTTAGGTACCAGAGAACCCGAGATCTATGGTACAGTTTCCATGGAAGCCTATTTGGAAAGTTTAAAATCCGAGTTTCTTTCTCATGAATTAAAATATTATCAGTCAAATATTGAAGGGGAAATCATCAACAGGCTTCAGCAGGATGATTTTGATGCAATAGTCATCAATCCCGGTGCATTTACTCATTATTCTTATGCCATCGCCGATTGCTTAAAAAACATTCAAAAGCAGAAAGTAGAAGTTCACATCAGCAACATCTACAAAAGAGAAGAATTCAGACAGAAATCGGTAACAGCAGCTTGTACAGATGCGGTTTTATCAGGATTTGGGATGGATGGATATAGATTGGCTTTATTGAGTTTAAAGTAA